In Salmo trutta chromosome 37, fSalTru1.1, whole genome shotgun sequence, the following proteins share a genomic window:
- the LOC115176962 gene encoding dual specificity protein kinase CLK2: protein MGKTELYSVYKSFLDCICLCLSRNSSEGPGKNEKAPDDGHLAYQNGDVLQERYEVISLLGEGTFGKVVRCVDHRRAGARVALKIIKNMEKYRQAAKLEINVLEKINEKDPHNKHQCVQMLDWFDYHGHVCISMELLALSTFDFLKGNSFLPYCMDHIRQMGYQICLAVNFLHINKLTHTDLKPENILFVNSDYSITYNAEKKRDERKVKDTTVRLVDFGSATFDHEHHSTIISTRHYRAPEVILELGWSHPCDVWSIGCILFEYYEGFTLYQTHDNQEHLAMMERVRGPLPSTMICKTRKQKYFHRRRLVWNDNSKAGRYVKDHIKPLWRYRLSEAKEHHQFFDLLEKMLEYEPSKRLSLSSTLRHPFFLPLRRGSKAWESTRNICR, encoded by the exons ATGGGGAAGACAGAGTTGTACTCTGTGTATAAGAGTTTTCTGGACTGtatctgcctctgcctctct cGGAACAGCAGTGAGGGGCCAGGGAAGAATGAGAAGGCCCCTGACGATGGTCACCTGGCCTACCAGAATGGAGACGTTCTACAAGAGAGAT ATGAGGTTATCAGTCTGTTGGGAGAGGGCACCTTTGGGAAGGTGGTGAGGTGTGTGGACCATCGCAG ggctgggGCACGTGTAGCTCTGAAGATCATTAAGAACATGGAGAAGTACAGACAAGCTGCTAAACTGGAGATCAATGTCCTGGAGAAAATCAACGAGAAAGACCCACACAACAAACA tcaatgTGTTCAGATGCTGGACTGGTTTGACTACCATGGTCATGTGTGTATCTCCATGGAGCTGCTAGCCCTCAGCACTTTTGACTTCCTGAAGGGGAACAGCTTCCTGCCGTACTGTATGGATCACATCCGCCAGATGGGCTACCAGATCTGCCTCGCCGTCAACT TTCTCCATATCAACAAGCTGACCCACACTGACCTCAAACCTGAGAACATCCTGTTTGTCAACTCTGACTACAGCATCACTTACAACGCTGAGAAG aagCGGGATGAGAGGAAAGTGAAGGATACAACAGTAAGGCTGGTGGATTTTGGCAGTGCCACGTTTGACCACGAACACCACAGCACCATCATATCTACACGCCACTACCGTGCTCCTGAAGTTATTCTGG AGCTGGGCTGGAGTCATCCGTGTGATGTCTGGAGTATCGGCTGCATCCTGTTTGAGTACTATGAAGGCTTCACCCTATatcag ACCCATGACAACCAGGAGCACCTGGCCATGATGGAGAGAGTACGGGGACCTCTCCCCTCTACGATGATCTGCAAGACCAG GAAGCAAAAGTATTTTCACCGCAGGCGTCTGGTCTGGAACGATAACTCCAAGGCAGGACGATACGTCAAAGACCACATTAAACCTCTATGG AGATACCGGTTATCAGAAGCTAAGGAGCATCATCAGTTCTTTGACCTGTTGGAGAAGATGCTGGAGTACGAGCCCTCCaaacgcctctctctctcctccaccctccgcCATCCTTTCTTCCTACCACTCCGTAGGGGCAGCAAGGCCTGGGAGAGCACCCGGAACATCTGCCgatga
- the si:ch211-81a5.8 gene encoding complexin-3, whose protein sequence is MDTMVKQSLAVPMKKLSSCVTGVKEREVWARRRARRGTGGVKSSPPRTGQTSVVRSYQTDLEKERKLREALNAQKHAERAAMRDHFRKKYQLSKSSKDTSHLSAAQGKVALPSQLAKLIGPETPAKDDGCSLLSAFQGLNFNMGMLGGKQTKSSTPMSVNGEACKVM, encoded by the exons ATGGATACTATGGTGAAGCAGTCTCTGGCGGTGCCCATGAAGAAGCTGTCCAGCTGTGTGacaggagtgaaggagagagaggtgtgggcCAGGCGCAGGGCCAGGAGGGGGACAGGAGGAGTAAAGAGCAGCCCTCCACGGACAGGACAGACCTCCGTCGTACGCTCCTACCAAACTGAcctggagaaggagag GAAGCTGAGGGAAGCCCTGAATGCTCAGAAGCACGCAGAGAGAGCCGCCATGAGGGATCACTTCAGGAAGAAGTACCAGCTCTCCAAG AGTTCCAAGGACACCAGCCACCTGAGTGCGGCGCAAGGGAAAGTGGCACTCCCCAGTCAACTGGCTAAACTGATTGGTCCTGAGACCCCGGCCAAGGACGATGGCTGCAGCCTGCTGAGCGCCTTCCAAGGCCTCAACTTCAACATGGGGATGCTTGGAGGCAAGCAGACCAAGTCGTCCACTCCAATGTCAGTCAACGGAGAGGCCTGCAAAGTCATGTGA
- the khdc4 gene encoding KH homology domain-containing protein 4 isoform X1 encodes MSFCGTQNGGRRSKWDQPGPGPGSDQMGEAEPAPTGALDAAAAVAAKINAMLVAKGKLKPSQIGPSGPSGPPDKVVGAGKPQPPMKAKDDLVVAEVEINDVPLPCRNLLTRGQTQDEISKVSGAAVSTRGRYMAAVEKYKAPQGDRPLYLHVQGQTRELVDRAVNRIKEIITNGVVKAATSSYSGTGATVPVYQQHKPQPPSLPPINHHHRPHFQSGMHYVQEKLFVGLEHAIQGFSVKERVEGPGSSYLQHIQGETGAKVFLRGKGSGCLEPASGREAFEPMYIYISHPKPEGLAAAKTLCDNLLQTVHAEYSVFLNQMSVMMPTPGFMQPPMANGMPPQPPYYPPAGYQPSYPLPVPPPQPIPPPYAVPPPIPPGVPAGLPPPNRYALPPAPVSLPQTLPPSPFPPAAPVPPKAPPPVVSANPPQKRRFTEEVPDERDSGLLGYQHGPIHMTNLGAGFPVGSPGPEASGPPPPSSSGPPRERDSRQLMPPPPIPMNGGMTPKMEERRPLQGPLDPSVKRMKTGLVAYAGDSSDEEEDHSTPKTLGAGNHGNVTGATHSTPTSSSGWTLGYRCPPPPPQRAKTQQAQSQQPMPFWMAP; translated from the exons ATGTCATTTTGTGGAACGCAAAACGGCGG TCGCCGTAGTAAATGGGACCAGCCGGGCCCAGGTCCTGGTTCAGACCAGATGGGGGAGGCGGAGCCGGCTCCTACAGGGGCTCTGGACGCTGCAGCTGCTGTGGCAGCTAAGATCAACGCCATGCTGGTAGCCAAGGGCAAGCTCAAGCCCTCCCAGATAGGACCGTCTGGACCGTCAGGACCCCCAGACAAG GTTGTGGGTGCAGGGAAGCCCCAGCCTCCTATGAAAGCGAAGGATGACCTGGTGGTGGCGGAGGTGGAGATCAACGACGTTCCTCTCCCCTGCCGGAACCTGCTGACCCGCGGACAGACACAGGACGAG ATCAGCAAAGTGAGCGGTGCTGCTGTGTCCACCAGGGGGCGATACATGGCAGCAGTGGAGAAGTACAAGGCTCCACAAGG GGACCGACCCCTCTATCTCCACGTCCAGGGCCAGACCAGGGAGCTTGTCGACA gagctGTGAACCGTATCAAGGAGATCATCACTAATGGAGTGGTGAAGGCGGCCACCTCCTCCTACAGCGGAACCGGAGCCACAGTCCCAGTCTACCAGCAACACAAACCCCAGCCCCCCTCACTGCCCCCCATCAACCACCATCACAGACCACACTTCCAGTCTGGG ATGCACTATGTGCAGGAAAAGTTGTTTGTGGGTCTGGAGCATGCCATCCAGGGCTTCTCAGTGAAGGAGAGGGTGGAAGGGCCAGGCAGCTCCTACCTGCAGCACATCCAGGGTGAGACTGGAGCCAAGGTCTTCCTCAGGGGGAAGGGATCAGGCTGTCTGGAGCCCGCCTCTGGGCGAGAGGCCTTCGAACCGATGTACATCTACATCAG tcaTCCCAAACCAGAGGGCCTTGCTGCAGCGAAGACCCTGTGTGACAACCTGCTGCAGACG GTTCATGCAGAGTATTCTGTCTTCCTCAACCAGATGAGTGTCATGATGCCTACTCCCG gcttTATGCAGCCCCCTATGGCCAACGGGATGCCCCCCCAGCCCCCTTACTACCCCCCAGCGGGGTACCAGCCCAGCTACCCCCTCCCTGTACCTCCCCCTCAGCCCATTCCTCCCCCCTACGCTGTCCCCCCTCCCATTCCCCCTGGGGTGCCCGCCGGTCTCCCCCCTCCCAACCGGTATGCCCTCCCCCCTGCACCTGTCAGTTTACCACAG ACTCTCCCACCTTCTCCTTTCCCACCCGCTGCTCCCGTTCCGCCCAAAGCTCCGCCTCCCGTAGTCTCAGCCAATCCGCCGCAGAAAAGACGCTTCACTGAGGAGGTTCCAGACGAGAGGGACAGCGGACTGCTGGGATACCAG CATGGACCCATTCATATGACTAATTTAGGTGCAGGCTTCCCTGTGGGCAGCCCCGGCCCAGAGGCTTCAGGACCCCCGCCACCGAGTTCCTCCGGGCCGCCGAGGGAGAGGGACAG TAGGCAGCTGATGCCTCCACCACCCATTCCGATGAACGGAGGCATGACACccaagatggaggagaggaggccgCTGCAAGGCCCCCTGG atcCCTCAGTGAAGAGGATGAAGACGGGGCTCGTGGCGTACGCTGGTGACTCCTCGGACGAAGAGGAGGACCACTCCACCCCCAAAACCTTGGGGGCAGGTAACCATGGTAACGTCACTGGGGCGACCCACTCCACCCCCACGTCATCCTCGGGCTGGACTCTGGGGTACCGCTGCCCCCCTCCGCCTCCCCAACGTGCCAAAACACAGCAGGCACAGTCACAGCAGCCCATGCCCTTCTGGATGGCCCCATAA
- the khdc4 gene encoding KH homology domain-containing protein 4 isoform X2, protein MSFCGTQNGGRRSKWDQPGPGPGSDQMGEAEPAPTGALDAAAAVAAKINAMLVAKGKLKPSQIGPSGPSGPPDKVVGAGKPQPPMKAKDDLVVAEVEINDVPLPCRNLLTRGQTQDEISKVSGAAVSTRGRYMAAVEKYKAPQGDRPLYLHVQGQTRELVDRAVNRIKEIITNGVVKAATSSYSGTGATVPVYQQHKPQPPSLPPINHHHRPHFQSGMHYVQEKLFVGLEHAIQGFSVKERVEGPGSSYLQHIQGETGAKVFLRGKGSGCLEPASGREAFEPMYIYISHPKPEGLAAAKTLCDNLLQTVHAEYSVFLNQMSVMMPTPGFMQPPMANGMPPQPPYYPPAGYQPSYPLPVPPPQPIPPPYAVPPPIPPGVPAGLPPPNRYALPPAPVSLPQTLPPSPFPPAAPVPPKAPPPVVSANPPQKRRFTEEVPDERDSGLLGYQVQASLWAAPAQRLQDPRHRVPPGRRGRGTVGS, encoded by the exons ATGTCATTTTGTGGAACGCAAAACGGCGG TCGCCGTAGTAAATGGGACCAGCCGGGCCCAGGTCCTGGTTCAGACCAGATGGGGGAGGCGGAGCCGGCTCCTACAGGGGCTCTGGACGCTGCAGCTGCTGTGGCAGCTAAGATCAACGCCATGCTGGTAGCCAAGGGCAAGCTCAAGCCCTCCCAGATAGGACCGTCTGGACCGTCAGGACCCCCAGACAAG GTTGTGGGTGCAGGGAAGCCCCAGCCTCCTATGAAAGCGAAGGATGACCTGGTGGTGGCGGAGGTGGAGATCAACGACGTTCCTCTCCCCTGCCGGAACCTGCTGACCCGCGGACAGACACAGGACGAG ATCAGCAAAGTGAGCGGTGCTGCTGTGTCCACCAGGGGGCGATACATGGCAGCAGTGGAGAAGTACAAGGCTCCACAAGG GGACCGACCCCTCTATCTCCACGTCCAGGGCCAGACCAGGGAGCTTGTCGACA gagctGTGAACCGTATCAAGGAGATCATCACTAATGGAGTGGTGAAGGCGGCCACCTCCTCCTACAGCGGAACCGGAGCCACAGTCCCAGTCTACCAGCAACACAAACCCCAGCCCCCCTCACTGCCCCCCATCAACCACCATCACAGACCACACTTCCAGTCTGGG ATGCACTATGTGCAGGAAAAGTTGTTTGTGGGTCTGGAGCATGCCATCCAGGGCTTCTCAGTGAAGGAGAGGGTGGAAGGGCCAGGCAGCTCCTACCTGCAGCACATCCAGGGTGAGACTGGAGCCAAGGTCTTCCTCAGGGGGAAGGGATCAGGCTGTCTGGAGCCCGCCTCTGGGCGAGAGGCCTTCGAACCGATGTACATCTACATCAG tcaTCCCAAACCAGAGGGCCTTGCTGCAGCGAAGACCCTGTGTGACAACCTGCTGCAGACG GTTCATGCAGAGTATTCTGTCTTCCTCAACCAGATGAGTGTCATGATGCCTACTCCCG gcttTATGCAGCCCCCTATGGCCAACGGGATGCCCCCCCAGCCCCCTTACTACCCCCCAGCGGGGTACCAGCCCAGCTACCCCCTCCCTGTACCTCCCCCTCAGCCCATTCCTCCCCCCTACGCTGTCCCCCCTCCCATTCCCCCTGGGGTGCCCGCCGGTCTCCCCCCTCCCAACCGGTATGCCCTCCCCCCTGCACCTGTCAGTTTACCACAG ACTCTCCCACCTTCTCCTTTCCCACCCGCTGCTCCCGTTCCGCCCAAAGCTCCGCCTCCCGTAGTCTCAGCCAATCCGCCGCAGAAAAGACGCTTCACTGAGGAGGTTCCAGACGAGAGGGACAGCGGACTGCTGGGATACCAG GTGCAGGCTTCCCTGTGGGCAGCCCCGGCCCAGAGGCTTCAGGACCCCCGCCACCGAGTTCCTCCGGGCCGCCGAGGGAGAGGGACAG TAGGCAGCTGA
- the khdc4 gene encoding KH homology domain-containing protein 4 isoform X3: MSFCGTQNGGRRSKWDQPGPGPGSDQMGEAEPAPTGALDAAAAVAAKINAMLVAKGKLKPSQIGPSGPSGPPDKVVGAGKPQPPMKAKDDLVVAEVEINDVPLPCRNLLTRGQTQDEISKVSGAAVSTRGRYMAAVEKYKAPQGDRPLYLHVQGQTRELVDRAVNRIKEIITNGVVKAATSSYSGTGATVPVYQQHKPQPPSLPPINHHHRPHFQSGMHYVQEKLFVGLEHAIQGFSVKERVEGPGSSYLQHIQGETGAKVFLRGKGSGCLEPASGREAFEPMYIYISHPKPEGLAAAKTLCDNLLQTVHAEYSVFLNQMSVMMPTPGFMQPPMANGMPPQPPYYPPAGYQPSYPLPVPPPQPIPPPYAVPPPIPPGVPAGLPPPNRYALPPAPVSLPQTLPPSPFPPAAPVPPKAPPPVVSANPPQKRRFTEEVPDERDSGLLGYQHGPIHMTNLGAGFPVGSPGPEASGPPPPSSSGPPRERDSRQLMPPPCTPLLSPSSLPLSPTVFPSLSDPSVKRMKTGLVAYAGDSSDEEEDHSTPKTLGAGNHGNVTGATHSTPTSSSGWTLGYRCPPPPPQRAKTQQAQSQQPMPFWMAP, translated from the exons ATGTCATTTTGTGGAACGCAAAACGGCGG TCGCCGTAGTAAATGGGACCAGCCGGGCCCAGGTCCTGGTTCAGACCAGATGGGGGAGGCGGAGCCGGCTCCTACAGGGGCTCTGGACGCTGCAGCTGCTGTGGCAGCTAAGATCAACGCCATGCTGGTAGCCAAGGGCAAGCTCAAGCCCTCCCAGATAGGACCGTCTGGACCGTCAGGACCCCCAGACAAG GTTGTGGGTGCAGGGAAGCCCCAGCCTCCTATGAAAGCGAAGGATGACCTGGTGGTGGCGGAGGTGGAGATCAACGACGTTCCTCTCCCCTGCCGGAACCTGCTGACCCGCGGACAGACACAGGACGAG ATCAGCAAAGTGAGCGGTGCTGCTGTGTCCACCAGGGGGCGATACATGGCAGCAGTGGAGAAGTACAAGGCTCCACAAGG GGACCGACCCCTCTATCTCCACGTCCAGGGCCAGACCAGGGAGCTTGTCGACA gagctGTGAACCGTATCAAGGAGATCATCACTAATGGAGTGGTGAAGGCGGCCACCTCCTCCTACAGCGGAACCGGAGCCACAGTCCCAGTCTACCAGCAACACAAACCCCAGCCCCCCTCACTGCCCCCCATCAACCACCATCACAGACCACACTTCCAGTCTGGG ATGCACTATGTGCAGGAAAAGTTGTTTGTGGGTCTGGAGCATGCCATCCAGGGCTTCTCAGTGAAGGAGAGGGTGGAAGGGCCAGGCAGCTCCTACCTGCAGCACATCCAGGGTGAGACTGGAGCCAAGGTCTTCCTCAGGGGGAAGGGATCAGGCTGTCTGGAGCCCGCCTCTGGGCGAGAGGCCTTCGAACCGATGTACATCTACATCAG tcaTCCCAAACCAGAGGGCCTTGCTGCAGCGAAGACCCTGTGTGACAACCTGCTGCAGACG GTTCATGCAGAGTATTCTGTCTTCCTCAACCAGATGAGTGTCATGATGCCTACTCCCG gcttTATGCAGCCCCCTATGGCCAACGGGATGCCCCCCCAGCCCCCTTACTACCCCCCAGCGGGGTACCAGCCCAGCTACCCCCTCCCTGTACCTCCCCCTCAGCCCATTCCTCCCCCCTACGCTGTCCCCCCTCCCATTCCCCCTGGGGTGCCCGCCGGTCTCCCCCCTCCCAACCGGTATGCCCTCCCCCCTGCACCTGTCAGTTTACCACAG ACTCTCCCACCTTCTCCTTTCCCACCCGCTGCTCCCGTTCCGCCCAAAGCTCCGCCTCCCGTAGTCTCAGCCAATCCGCCGCAGAAAAGACGCTTCACTGAGGAGGTTCCAGACGAGAGGGACAGCGGACTGCTGGGATACCAG CATGGACCCATTCATATGACTAATTTAGGTGCAGGCTTCCCTGTGGGCAGCCCCGGCCCAGAGGCTTCAGGACCCCCGCCACCGAGTTCCTCCGGGCCGCCGAGGGAGAGGGACAG TAGGCAGCTGATGCCTCCAC cctgcacccctctcctttctccctcatccctccctctttctcccactgtttttccctctctctcagatcCCTCAGTGAAGAGGATGAAGACGGGGCTCGTGGCGTACGCTGGTGACTCCTCGGACGAAGAGGAGGACCACTCCACCCCCAAAACCTTGGGGGCAGGTAACCATGGTAACGTCACTGGGGCGACCCACTCCACCCCCACGTCATCCTCGGGCTGGACTCTGGGGTACCGCTGCCCCCCTCCGCCTCCCCAACGTGCCAAAACACAGCAGGCACAGTCACAGCAGCCCATGCCCTTCTGGATGGCCCCATAA